DNA sequence from the Callospermophilus lateralis isolate mCalLat2 chromosome 2, mCalLat2.hap1, whole genome shotgun sequence genome:
CCTTCTAAGGCAACAGAATCTTGAAAGAGCTGGCCACTGGGAAGCTGCAGTAGTCTGAACTCTAAGGCATGGCAGCCTGTAGAAAGAATCCTGATGTCCCCAGATGAAATGGAGCTACTGCAGAGCCACCTTCCACAGAAAGCCCTCTGTCCCCACACCAAGTCTACCTCTTGCACTTCCTACTAACAGCCCTCACCCTCTATGAAGTTGGACTGGGGAGTTAGACCTCAGCTAGGACACTGACACCCCAATGGTGACACCCAGTGGTCATAAGGAACAATTGCATCAGATGGAGATGGTGTGAGCCTCCTGGTTTAAGGGCATAATCTAGGGAAAGGAAGGATAACTAAAATAACTGAAAATGGGTTTTCCACCAATTATCATTGGTGGGGGCTTAAAGTCTTCTAACTGTatccatgaaaataaaatatatgtcacTACTTGAACTCAAATGTCAAGGAGTAATTCATAACTGAAACTCTGGACCTATTAATAATCACCAACACCTTCATCTGAAGTACACATCTCCCCAGTCATTATCTATACCCTTaatctgtttttttctcttaaaatccTATAACCAGCATATGGTtcatatgttttcttttgtttgttaccTGTATCTTCCTATTGGAATTTAACTTCATGAAGGCAAAGATCTTGTCTTTCCTATGTGCCACTATAGTTTCAGCTTTTAAAATAGTGCCTGGAATAAATTTGTTGAATTTAGGGAGCAGAAACTATGTTCTAGGAAATGTGCTATGAATTTTACTGATATTACTTTATCCTTAAAATAGCCCAATGGGGCTATTATTATTCCATTTCATAGATCAAGGAACCAAGGACCCAAAATATAAACTACCGAACTCTACTTCccttcaccattcctgttttccatCTCACTATTTGCCTTTCTTAAATATCCCCCATTTTTCCTGCTTTGGGTTGAATCATGACCCTTCCCTCTTGGCTCTCAAACAACTCACATGTAACTATCACAGCACTTTTGACATTCATTATCGCTAGTGTTTGTATCTCCCTATAAACTCTCAGTTCCTTGAAGACACTATCCCATTTTGGTGTTCACAAGACAATGTAAGGCCTAGAACACAGGAGGTATTAAAAAATGCTATTATATGATGTAAAACTGGTGACCTACTTTCAGTCAGTGATTGAATGAAGGAATAGGTTATCATGCTCCTCATTCTTAGGCACTCCTCTTTGcttctcatttttctttgtaatacTCTTGCTGTACTGCAGCAGGGAacaatccccagccccttatgagGGTCCACTCTGTACCAAGCAGAGTACTTGGTATGGAAAGTACAGAAATTAATAAAACTGTCCCTACCGAAAAGAGCCATAGTCTAGTAGAGTAGGATGGATGAATAACTGCAACAAGCACAATTAGTGCCATTAGCACTTTGGGATGTGCAAGTGGTGCTTTGGGAGCAAGGAAGAGAAACAACTAGCCTTGAAACAAGTGTGCCTTGGCTGCTTTTTGCAGGAGAGTAGAGATGAGACTGAGCAGTCTGACACCATATAGGTTGAATACTCAATATCCAAAATGCCCTGGGCCAGAAGCTTTCTGGATAACAAAAAAATTTCAGATTTCAGAACACAGAATATGCATATACATAAAGAAATATCTTGAGGGAGGAATCCAAGTCTAAACATAaagtttatttatgttttatatatgcCTTATACACATCGCCtaaaggtaattttatacaataattttacacctgcattttgactgtgacACATCACATGAAGGTTGGTATGTAATTTTCCACCTGTGGTGTTCTCATTTAAGACAAGCTTCTCCCAAGGGGGCAGTAGAATCTCAACTCAGCCCAGTCAAGTTTTTCACTTATGCCATTGGAAAGAATTTCAGGATGGATCAAAAGCAAAGCAAGCACAAGCAAAGACTTACCAAAGGACAGCCAAGCAAAGGTATACATACTCACTCAAACGGCAGAGTACAGACACCTCTTGCCTCTCAGAGAAGAGGAGCAATGTACCTACGGTTGAGCTCTCTGACTAGATATAGGATTTTCCTGGGAAGGAATGTGGAGGTTCCTGGGTCAGCTTTTgtgaaaattatattccatgtcagTCACCTGATATTTGGGGTTCAGAATACttcttcttgattaagcagtcTAACCATAAATCAGTTGTGAACACATTGTTTAGGTCTTTTAATCTGGTGACATTTTAATTCGGTTTCTGTTCCAATGGATCTGGTACAAGAATATGCTAGAGGTTTTGATCATCTAACTAAACAGACAAGCATGACTGGTCTTGCTCACAGATCTGTGCCTCCATCTAGTAAAGATCTCTTTCTCCCTGAGAGTCCACCTATCACAGTGTCATTTCAATGTTGTGCAGGATTTTGGATTTCAGATCTTTGGATTAGGGACCGAAACCTATAGCAGCATAAGGAGAAGTATACTTATAAAAATGGGCAAGGACCAGCTCATGAAAGGCCTTGAAGATAACATTAAAGATCCTGAGCTTTATTCTGAAGATGATGGGGAGACACTAAAGGGTCTGACTCAGGAGAGTAATGTGATCAGATTAGAAATTCGAATACCGGTCAGGGGGAAGATAAACCCTAAAAGAAGACAAGCGGATAcaagtgtttaaaaaaaagaaaaaaaaaacctgtagagATCAAATTGATATAACTTTCCATATTGGAGGGCTTGAGTGTTCTTAAGCCAATGAGATCTCCCAGACGTCTGTGTAGACGATGATACTATTTGCTggtaaagaaaatacagaaagggGGAGAATTTTCGAACCATTCCGAGTAGGGCTGCTACATAGCAGATACTCAGTAAATAACTGTGAAGTTGCAATGAAACTTATTTAAAAGGTAGAAGATAGATTGCTACTTTTGGAGTCCTTTTCAACTACAGCTCATCATAGTGGTCTGGGTTGTAAGAGGCTGGTAGGAGAGGCCTGGAAATGAATGTCAATCAAAAAGAACCCAGAGTAAAAAGAGGAATGATTAAAGAATTCTGGAAAACCCAACTCTtttttggaggggagggggggtcccagggattgcactcaggatcacttggccactgagtcacatccccagccctattttgtatttttttatttaaagacagggtctcactgagttgcttagcaacttgcttttgctgaggctggccttgaactcctctgCCTCGGCCTCTGAAGGCcaccagctgggccaaaaaacccaACTCCTAAGAGGGCAGAGGAAGAaactaaaagacaaaaaaaaaaaaaaaaaaggcatctaTTGAGCACATACAACAAAGGACTGTACTAGGtacttaaaaaaatatgattCTATGTCCCCATGAAGAAAGTGTTTAAGGAGCAAATGGCCAGCGGGATGTTTCTATGTGCCACTGGAGTAGAGCCCAGAGTCAGGGGAAAGTGGCAAAATCATCTGACATTCAAGCCACTTCCAGTCCCAATATTGCTTATTCCTTGTACTGCCTTCCCCAACCCCACCCTCACCCTTTCACATGGAGTCTGAGTAGATGAAATAACTTTTATTGATTGTGAGTGCAAGTAAGTGTAAGCTGCGCCTCTCCTGTCAGAGGACACAAGGTACTAGTCtgaaaagggaagggaggggcaggAACCGAGGGCCATCGCTGGGCAGTGGATGCAGGATTCGCTCCTTATTTGGGCGTGAATGCTGCATTCTGAAaggatttattttgagataaggcacAGGCACAGGGGATTTGAGTAGCACCCAGATATCAGGCTGCACTTTCTGTTTGAAGCACAGCTGCTTCAGTAGGCCCGGGATCTTCCTCCGTGTCCTGCGGAGGCTCTGGCTCCACCGTGGACTCCAGCGTGGGCTGGACAGCTTCAGGCTGGCCTTCAGCGCTCCTGCCTGACCCAAGGCGAGGCGGCTTGACTGGTGTGGATGGTGGCGCCGCAGGGCCTTTCCGGCCCGAAAGGGCCCTTCGAAGGTTTTGAACCTTCTGCAAACCAGTACGCCGCAACCGCTGAGCTCTGGACTCCACCGGCTCTTCGTCAGAGCTCTCTGCAACTTCGGCCTCTGGCTGCTCTGGGCTCAACTCCGACTGGTCCGCCAGATCCAAGGGCTCTGGCGCTTTCTGGAAGGCTCTGGTTGGGATTTCCGCCTCCTCCTGCATGTGACCACACAGAATTGACCCTGGCAGCCTCTTACCCAGGACCAGCCTGAGACCCACTCCTCAGTTACACAGGGAAAGCTTCCACAGTCAGAGTAGGGAAGAAAATGCAGGGCTGGGAAGGTCAGGGGGCGGAGGAGGAATGGGAGAGGAAGGGCTACGAATGAACTACAGAAGTCCGTGAAGTAGATGAGACCTTGTTCGGGACGTGAAATAAAGGTTAGTGGCCACAAGGGCAAGAACCAGTGGAGGCAGAATATTACCACGAAAAGCACTACGGCCATTTGGGGGGATGGGTTGGGACTTAGACCAAATTCTGCCGACGTGTCTGAGCTCTGGGCGGGCGGGGATTGGGCGGGCGGGGCTCGAGCGTGTGAAGGCGGGATGGGGTGCGTGCAATTAGTGGGTGCGGCACTGGAAGTCTGTTTCTCAGCTGCGCGTGGGGTGGAGAATGCCTATAGGGTAGGCGGGTGAAAAAGGGAGTCCCCAGAATGATGGCCTGAAGGCGGGAAAAGGTCCCAGATTGGGGGACTCCTGAGGTCACTGACCTTAAAAAGCAGGACGTGTAGTTTCCCGCGCGCCACCAGCAGCCCGTGGTTGGCCTCCAGTCGCTGCACCTGGGCAGCGCGGCGCACCGCCCGCTCCTGAGCAGCGTCGGCGTGCGAGCCCACGCGCTCCGCTTTTGCCAGCAGCTGTGCCAGCGTGTTGCTGGTGGTGTCGTGGCTGCGACTCAGCGCGCCCAGGCCGCTTTGGATGCGGCGTACGGAGCCTGTCAGGCCGCCCTGCCTCTGAGCAAGGCCGCCCTGACTCTCCTTCAGTGCCTCCAGCATGGTGGCCAACTTCTCCAGCAGGGTCACCACCGTCACAGCGTGCACCGGGCCCCCAGGAGGAGCTCCGGACGCAGGCCCCGGTTCCAGCGCGCTCTCCCCCATGATCCTTGACCGCCCTGCCAGCTCTCCCTGCGGCCGCTGGCTGCGCTCTGCGCTGGGGCCGCCTTTCCCCGGCTCCTCCCCAGCTCCCGCCGTGACTCAGGCAGGCGGAGTTGGCCTTTTCGGTGGGTGGAAGGGCAGGGGGAGGGATGTTTGTTGCGGGGTCCTTCCGAGGCGCTCCCGCTCCTGCTGCCCCGCCCAGGGGAACCGTCGAGAAGCAGGTTGGCCCAGCAAATCCTCTCCCTCTGGATATGCGTTCCCCTCCTCCCCCCAGTTGCCTAGTGTACCTCTTTCTGGAATGTACTTCCCACAGCATAGGGTGAGTCACAGAATATTTATTTCATGCATTGTGTGGACACAAAAACTATGTTAGCGCGGCAAAAGTATAACAGAGGGGGGCCGTCGCCTCTTGGCCTCCCACGTCGTCGCTGAAGACTATTGTCGGGCTGACCTCCTCCGATGGGGCACGTTGGACCCGGAGTCCCTGGAATGATCCGTTACAGATCTAGGACTGCCTAGGCCCGAGGCTGCACTTTGTGACTAGTCAGACTGTGAATGTGAGCCAGGCGGGCGGTCGGGCGGGGCATCCTCTGGTATTTTCCTAACAGTCACTGCCAGGCCTTGGCTGCAGGCTTTGTTTCTTGCTTCTCTGTTGGATATCATTATATTACTTTCTTACTGAACTTCTCTTTCTTTGGGCTTCATTGATGTAGCTCAGCGGTGTTTACCTCCTGCAACCCCCAAGCTTGAGGGACAAGCAGGACACCTCTGCTTTTGAAACCCTCAAAAGAATTAGGTACTGGTATGTCTTTGTTTGATGGAGGATGgttgattacacacacacacacacacacacacacacacacacacacaccttttctgTAAATAGGTAAGAATATTTCCTGAGAGTGGTGATTCGAAATTGCTGGTGCTGTGGACAGGGAGAGAGTGAGCATGGAGGGTCAAGTTAATGATGTAAATTATGAATTTGAATGTCATTAGTTTGGAAAATGCCAGGCCTTGTTTTTAGCAAAACTAAGCAAATTGCTTGTGGTCTCACAAATTCAGGCAATTCTTTGATCCTGATCACTCTCCCTCTTCATCTCCTCATCTGACCTGTGAGAGCCATTTGATAACAACTGTAGGAGAAACTCATGTCACTCAGAGGATAGAACTCACCTGAAAGAACCTGATCTGACTTAAACATAGGAGTACAGTAGAAGATGAGCATCTGATGATACTAAGTTGGTGCCTAACATCTAGAAGCTGATAGAGCCTGGTCCTTCTGCTTAACACAGAAGACAGACTGCCTTGGGAACCTGACGGGAATCACCATCTCTTCCAGTGGATCTACACTTGCCCAGAAAGGAACTCATTAGGGATGTGCCACTTAGAATGATTTCAGACTGAGCAAACGAAATCCAATTCAAACAGATCTTAGTAACAGGAAACTCAAttcaaacataaaaagacttttttttttcctacagttttttttctacagtttttttctttttctacagtTTCCTCAACTGCACCCACTGTTCCCACCCTGGCATCAGCTTCACTTTCAGACTGGGAGTAAGGTAGCTACAGTAGTTTTGGGTCTCACATCTCCAGGTAGATCTAGGAGAAAGACAAGACCATCTTAAAATTTAGGACACTTATTTCCCAGAAGCTCCGTGTGACAGACTTTTTCTACTTGCCTTACTCTGAGTCATATAGCCTTTCTAGGAACAAATTCTATGGCCAGAAATGTGTTATACGTTGATAGGCTGAGGCCTTAGTTCCTTAACCAATCACTGACAAGAGAGCTAATAATTCCCCTTTAATAAATTAGGTCCATTTCTGGAGCAGGGTGAGTTCAGTTTCCTCAGGAGTATATGGTGTAcagaaagaaaagtgagtatcTCTACAAAAATCTGGGTACACTAGGAATGAGTAGTCAGAtttccattactgtgacaaaatacccaaGATAAACAAAAGGAAGAAAGATAAATTTTCCAAGGTTTCAGTTATTGgggggcctgtggcaaggcagtacATCATAgtgggagtgcatggtggaacaaAGTTGTTCACCTTATGGTGTCTaagaaacaaaaagagggaagaaGGGGCCAGGGCCTTAATATTCCCTCCAAACGCAACTACCTGTGACCCATCTTACTTTCACTAGGGCCCCACCTCCAAAAGGTCCATCACTTCCCAGTAGCACCACAGGCTGGGGACCAATCCTTTAGCTTATGAGATTCCAGAGGATATTCAcagtccaaaccataacagtagtCACGCAAAGATATCTCCTACAGAAGTCTGTGAAAGAATCCACAACCTTAAGGAATAGTGCTGAGGGAGTCCAATGTATTTGGAAACAAGAACCACTTGTATAGATATTTTTCAATGGTATACAGGAGAACAAACACCATGTGTGACAGTGGCAGAGATTGTAATTAAGCTGCCATAAAACAGGAGACACCGAGAAGGAAACAGAAGCTGAAAGAAGCGAGGAAGAGTCCTCCCTGAGGAGCTGCAGAAGGAGCATgaccctgccaacaccttgattccacacttctagctttcagaactgtgaaagaataaatttctattgttttaatctatctggtttgtggtaatttgttttgcGGGTCCTGGGAAACTAACCCAGTACCTAACTTAAACAGTGGCTCTTCTTGTGAGTTTCCAACTTTACAGGGTCATCTACATTCAATAGAAACTGCTTCAAATTTTGAATCTGGATCTTTTTCCATGATACCTCTCAGGATGCTGCAGCTCCCATTCACTCACAACGTAAACAACCAGATACTTCACAATGCACTGGGTTGCTAAGCTATTTCTGTAGATTAGGTGTAGTAAGTGCACCACAGACTTATGGTACTTTCAACTTATGGCGAGTTTATCAGGACCTAACCCCATTGTAAGTCAAGGAACATCTGACACCCACTGGTTAATTGCCATCAGTATCAACACCCCCTCCAGTTAATTCTCTGGATATCTGAAGTTTTGTATAGGAAAagttaaaatatgatatgtcaagagctttaaatatgatatgtcaagagctttgtaatgttttgaacaaccaataaaaaaaaaaaaagttaatagaaTCTGGAGACTCTGGATAGAATACAGACAATTGAACTAATAGTTGTCCAGGTATAATGAGTgttacaaaaaagtagtgggaTAATTCAGAAGTTGAGCTAACAAATACTTTTTTAAACCACAtttctagccctattttgtattttatttagagatagagtctcattgagttgcttagggcctcactaaattgctaaggctggctttgaacttgggatcctccttcctcaacctcccgagctgctgggattagaggcatgcacacCGTGCCGGGCAACGAATGCTTTAAAAAAGTATTGTCCAACCTGCTTTGTCAGGAAAACCTTTATAAACTGGCCTATCCCCCAttagtgattttaaaaaattcccctACACATTTGTTAGTACTGGATGCACCCGGAATATATCTGCCTAAAAAGACCTGATTAATGGTGGCCCTCGGATCTACCAATGCCAAGAAGATCTGGGTGCTCTTTTTACTTTAAGTGACAGCAGAAAGGAAACTTCTGAAAGAAATAGATCAGGTTGCAGTGCCTTTGATGGTATCATTTTACatctttgttttcttcatttctcagtAGTCAGGTGctccactaaataatggtgcaaaGATCTCCTGAAACAAAAGTGGCAGAAACAATGCAGTTCTTAACATCACCCTCATGAAGAAGAGTATCAGGCCCTAGGTCTAGCAACTGGGAGAGATCCAGCAGACAGGAATTGCCTAGAGTAGTAGTACTTAAACCTACGACAGGTAATGAAACAGGAAAGATACCTCCTGCCACAACAAACAACAGTTAATAGATGCTTGGGCTCTGTTCAGTCTATGCTCCACCTTGGAATTCCACCTTGGaattctgagtgtgtgtgtgtattgttgaggatcaaacccagggccttacatgtgAGTGTTCTACCATTAAGCCAGCCTCTCACCCTGGGATGATGATGataattatgattattattatttttggcatcaaccagggattgaacccaagggcacttaaccactcagACACAATCTCAGCCCTTTGGtggttgcggggggggggggggggggatattcttttctttatttagacaggatcttactaagttgcttagggccttttcaagttgctgaggctggctttgaaattgtaatcctcctgtctcagcctcccaaattgctgggattataggcatgggccactacTTCAGTGTCACcttaggattcttttttttttttttttaaagagagaggcggagagagagagagagagaattttaatatttattttttagttattggtggacacaacatctttgttttgtgtgtggtgctgaggatcaaacccgggccgcacgcatgccaggcaagcgcgctaccgcttgagccacatccccagccctaggatTCTTATAAACTCTATATCTTGGGTCATTCAAAAGACTATATATTCTGAAAAGGGTTGAGAAAAGCCTTAGTGACAAACCTagccaagtcataaaacacagTTTGGAAAGTTCTGCCTGTTGAAGGTCATCTATCACAAAGGTCAGGAATGACACCTCTATAACAAAAGACAGGTTAACAAGAAAAAGTCACAACAATTTTATTTAACCAAAGAAGACTTCAGAAATGAAGAGCCAGGGAAAACTATTTTTAGGTTACTGAAGAATGGATAGCCATGCAGAAAATTAATTAGACAATAGGGTATGCTGTAATAGGGGGACTGGAGAAACCCAGATTCTTCCTGGCCTCTCTGTGAAGCAGTCCTTTCTCCTGGGTAAGGGAGGAACTTCCCTGGAAGGAGGATCTTCAAGGCAGACACAGTGACCTTTCCAGGTTTTGGGGCTCACTTTCTAAGACTTTTCTTAAAGATGAATAATTCTGGTTTCAATGAATGACTTCAGGAGAATAGGGGGAGAAAGATGGTGGGAAACAGGAGGACAGGAAGTCAAAGAAGCCTTGCTTCCAAGGCTTTCCAATCTCCCTTAGTTCAAAGTATGCAagatgccaggcacagtggtgcatacctgtaatcccagtgacttgggaggctgaggcaggagtagttTAAGGCCAGCATGTGCAATTTATcaggaccctctctcaaaattaaaaatgaaaagtacTAGGGGTGTGCTATGTTCTATTCACAGTATTGGGAAAAGGAAGGGAAGTACTCAGTGTGCTAAAATGTCATACCTTGGGGAATCATTTTCTGGGCCTGAGTACACCATTTGGACCTATAAGTcagaaggaaagatgaaaatgagGCCTCTGTGAAATCTGCCTCTCCCATCAAGATGATTTGAGGATGTAGGGGAAGGAGAAGGGCAGGTCTTATAAGGGAAAGTAGAGCAGATATATTGAGGATTTTAGACTAAGGTAATGATTTCAGCAGCTGAGAATTACTCTTTCAGACAACTGCTGGCTTACTATTGGATGCTAGTGGAAAGATTCACCAGAGGTCTTTGGGCTATGTGTGCATTGGTGCCCTTTGTCTTACATAGCAATACAGCCTAATAGCTTCTGATTGTTAAACAGAACAAAGAATCTAAGAAAGGATGAGAGATGTCTATGTGAGTTCCTTATACAAGAAATATCCCTGACCCTAGGCATCACTTTCAGATGCTGGGACAAATTGGTGCACCCTTCAGGGGCTGAACCTTTGAATCAAAACATTTAGAACCACCCATTTAACAGAGAATGAGCCCCAGTGGACAGGCATTACCTTCCACCCTTTGTCATAGACATCCTGTGTACGGAAGGGGTAAGGCCATTCCACACAATAAGGGATATTTGTGCTACTGGCAATTAAAATAACTATAAATTTGGGGCAGCAGGAAATAAGTATTGCATTGACTCCAGAAATTAAAATGTCCAAATGGATGGAAGATCCCAGTTCAGTATTAGTATGACCAAGTGGTTGAAGAATGTCTTCAAAGGCAAGAAGCAGGTATATTGCTTACTCAAATGTCTATCTTTACACTTCAGATTTTAGTGGATTGAACAATGTCTACCAGAAACATGCCCAAGTCCTAACTCCCAGTGCCTGTGAATGTGGCTTTCTTTGGAAATACGGTCTTTGCAGGCAGAATTAAATTAAGGATCTTAAGATAAGAACATCCTAAAGTTAGGGGCAGGGGCTCTAAGTCTAGTGActgatgtccttataagaagaaaagaagacCCATAGATCAGAAAAGGAGATGAAGAGAAGATAAAGGCAGAGATTGGAGGGAAGCCAAAGCCATGGAATACCAAGGATCACCAGCAGCCATCATAAGTTAGGAGAGATGCATGGTACAGATTCTCCCTCATTGCCTTCCAAGGGTATGAATCCCTTCCAAAACTGATTTTGTGCCTCTGTTTTCCAGAACtgtaaggaaaaacaaaaaaaacatttctattatttttaagacAGGTAAGTTTCTGCCAGATGTGGAATCACGTGCCTCCAATCCCACTGACTGGGGAGGCTAaaacaagagaatcacaagttcaagaccagcctgggcaaagtgagaccttgtctcaaaacaaatataagccgggcgcagtggcacacacctgtaatcccagtagctctggaggctgagacaggaagatggcgagttcaaagccagcctcagcaatggcaaggtgctaagcaactcagtgagaccctgtctctaaataaaatacaaaatagggctggggatgtggctcagtggtcaagtgcccctgagattaatccccagtacttaaaacaaaatgaaacaaaaacaaagcaggtaaatttgtgataattttttacagcagccCTAGGAAACCAATACACACATAGATGCCTACCAAGAGGATTATggcagaaaacaacaacaacaatgtaaCAATAAGTAAATCAATAAATATGTCGTAGGTGGATGTTTTGTCCAAGGTTCACTGGGTACATCAGAGCACCAGGCACCTGAGATGAGACCCAAATTGGCAGGAGCCCAGAATTTTGGAGGATGTAATTGCTGTTAGAGCCAATTGTCAGGATGTGGGAGTTGGACTTCCTCCCAAAAATGTTCTGGGACATTCCAAAAGGCAAAAAGCCTGGAAGCAGCTACTGAATAGTCTATTGAACCTCTTTCTACAATTTACAGAATTCAAGGCATTCTGACAGCAGAAATGCCTAGCCTGGATTAGAGTTCATATTTTTTAGACAAATCActgagaagataccatcaaagaaCTGCAGTCCTCCACCTTAAGAGCTAATATGGAAATTCTCAACTACAGTCTCTGTTCTAGTCCTATATTTCACCACCCACATGATAGATGATAAAGCAGATCGCTTGGGAATGGTGTGCTTTACCTCTCACAAGCCATCCTCtggttttggttttatttgtttatggtgctaaggatggaatccAGGACCTCTCCCAGTCTgaacaagtgttctaccactaagctacatccccagttctttttagtttttgagatagggtctaactaagctgctgaggctggactcaaatttgtgatcctcctacctcagcttcccaactAGCTGAGATTCCAGGTATGTGACACTGCATCTGGCTCATAGGCAGCCCTCTGGACTGAAAGCTAGAATGGGAAACTGAAGATTGACTTAAAAAGATACCATAAGCAGCAGCTCCAGAAGGGAGATGACTTAAAATTATAACTGCATACatgacacatacctgtaatcccagctacttgggaggctgaagcaggagaattgcaaattcaaggccagcctgggcaacttagtgagaccctaaaaattaaaatttaaaaaaaaggctgaggatatagcttagtggtagagtacccctgattCCATCCCCTGtacaaccaccaccaccatgaccaaaaaagaaagaaaatgatctagaactgcAGCTCtgcaacttctttatcttagcacCAACATCCCCCTATGTATCTGGGGCTGGGACTAAAGAAGGCAAAGTCACTTTGAGCCAGCCACCCAGTATCTACACCTGGAAAATAATTTGACTTATCAGATTTAGCACTACATTAGTTGGGTGATGTTTAATTATGGAGTTTTGTTTGAAAAATAACTATCATATGTTTGGTATCTGTTAAGTTTGAATCTTAAATTATCCCCCCAAGGCTGCCCCCCCCCCAATAAATACCACTTCCTAACTACAATGAGGTGAGTAGCTTTGCTCCATCAAACCCTTCTgccaggatgttctgcctcaccacagacatagagcaatgaaaacagctgaccatggactgaaatctctgaacctGTGAGCCAAAGTAAATGTTTCCTCCTTTAAACTGTTTTTCTCCAATGTTTTGTCACCATGATGGAAAGGTGACTAACAGTATCTAAAGAAGAGATCGTTGTTATTCCATTCAGTTAAAGAAGTTGGGGCAGAGAGCTTACCTTGGGCAAAGGACAGCACTAGCCCTTTCATTCCATCCCACTGCAGAGCAATTGTCGTGTTTTAGCAATATTGTACAACACTAATTGCCCTGTTGAATATTTCTCTCCGAATTGGATTCATTAGGTTTTCAGAAGCAGAGCAGAAAGTTGCTCATAACCAGACCAAACGTATAATAACTAAGCCATACAGGTATGGCAGTTGAGAGACCTTGAAGAAGGTTAAAACATA
Encoded proteins:
- the Cavin3 gene encoding caveolae-associated protein 3; this translates as MGESALEPGPASGAPPGGPVHAVTVVTLLEKLATMLEALKESQGGLAQRQGGLTGSVRRIQSGLGALSRSHDTTSNTLAQLLAKAERVGSHADAAQERAVRRAAQVQRLEANHGLLVARGKLHVLLFKEEAEIPTRAFQKAPEPLDLADQSELSPEQPEAEVAESSDEEPVESRAQRLRRTGLQKVQNLRRALSGRKGPAAPPSTPVKPPRLGSGRSAEGQPEAVQPTLESTVEPEPPQDTEEDPGPTEAAVLQTESAA